One window of the Benincasa hispida cultivar B227 chromosome 3, ASM972705v1, whole genome shotgun sequence genome contains the following:
- the LOC120074080 gene encoding UDP-glycosyltransferase 73D1-like isoform X1 — translation MAFTLCNQLEVQPHFVLVPLMAQGHMIPMIDIATLLARHGIFVTFVTTPYNASRLESFFAQAKQSSPSISLLEIPFPCLQVGLPLGCENLDALPSRGLLRNFYNALSLLQQPLEMSLDNHLLPPTCIVSDKYLYWTAQTAHKFKCPRVVFHGTGCFSLLSSHNLQIYSPHSSVHSDFQPFLVPGLPHKIEITKFQLPGSLVKSPDFEDFRDKITEAEQEAYGVVVNSFTELENGYSENYERAISKKLWCIGPVSLCNKNSSEKYSRGNRASIKQRNCLDWLDSMIPKSVLYICLGSLCRLIPSQLIQIGQSLESSTRPFIWVIKNRDENYSELERWLSEEDFEGKIKGRGLIIRGWAPQLLILLHRSIGGFLTHCGWNSTVEGISGGVPMITWPQFAEQFLNEKLVVEVLKIGVRIGVEGAVRWGEEEGVGVMVKKEEIEKAIEMVMDGGEEGEERRRRVGGLSKMAAKAMESGGSSYVNLSLFIKDVMAQSAHLKA, via the exons ATGGCTTTCACCCTCTGCAATCAGCTTGAGGTTCAGCCTCACTTTGTGTTAGTTCCTCTTATGGCTCAAGGCCACATGATTCCCATGATCGACATCGCCACTCTTCTCGCTCGTCACGGCATCTTCGTCACCTTCGTCACCACCCCATACAATGCTTCCAG GTTGGAATCATTCTTCGCTCAAGCTAAACAATCTTCCCCGTCTATTTCGCTACTAGAAATCCCCTTCCCTTGCCTGCAAGTCGGCCTCCCACTCGGCTGCGAGAATCTCGATGCTCTGCCGTCTCGTGGCCTTCTTAGAAATTTCTACAATGCCCTGTCTTTGCTTCAGCAGCCACTGGAGATGTCCTTGGATAATCATCTTCTTCCCCCCACTTGCATAGTTTCAGATAAGTATTTGTATTGGACTGCTCAAACAGCCCACAAATTCAAATGCCCGCGGGTTGTCTTTCATGGAACTGGCTGCTTCTCACTCCTGAGCTCACACAATCTCCAAATTTACAGTCCCCATAGCTCTGTTCATTCTGATTTCCAGCCATTTTTGGTGCCTGGATTGCCTCATAAGATTGAAATTACAAAATTCCAGCTTCCTGGATCCTTAGTAAAGTCCCCTGATTTCGAAGATTTTAGAGATAAAATAACAGAGGCAGAACAGGAAGCATATGGGGTTGTGGTGAATAGCTTTACAGAGCTTGAAAATGGATACTCTGAAAATTACGAGCGTGCAATTAGCAAGAAACTATGGTGTATCGGGCCAGTTTCGCTTTGTAACAAAAATAGTTCTGAGAAATACAGCAGGGGAAACAGAGCATCAATTAAACAGAGAAATTGTTTAGATTGGCTTGATTCAATGATCCCGAAATCAGTCCTTTACATCTGTCTCGGAAGCTTATGTCGATTGATTCCTTCACAACTCATCCAAATTGGGCAGAGTTTAGAATCTTCAACTCGTCCATTCATCTGGGTGATCAAGAACAGAGATGAGAATTACTCTGAGTTGGAGAGATGGCTATCAGAAGAGGATTTTGAGGGGAAAATCAAAGGCAGGGGATTGATCATCAGGGGATGGGCTCCTCAGCTGTTGATTCTGTTGCATCGGTCGATCGGAGGGTTTCTAACGCACTGCGGATGGAACTCAACGGTCGAAGGAATCAGCGGTGGGGTGCCGATGATCACTTGGCCACAATTTGCAGAGCAGTTTTTGAATGAGAAGCTTGTGGTGGAGGTTTTGAAGATTGGAGTGAGGATTGGAGTGGAAGGGGCAGTGAGATGGGGAGAAGAGGAAGGAGTTGGAGTGATGGTGAAGAAGGAAGAGATTGAGAAAGCAATTGAAATGgtgatggatggtggagaagaaggagaagaaagaagaagaagagttggAGGTTTGAGTAAAATGGCTGCCAAAGCTATGGAAAGCGGAGGATCTTCATATGTTAATTTGTCACTCTTCATCAAAGATGTAATGGCTCAATCAGCTCATCTCAAGGCTTaa
- the LOC120074080 gene encoding UDP-glycosyltransferase 73D1-like isoform X2, with protein sequence MAFTLCNQLEVQPHFVLVPLMAQGHMIPMIDIATLLARHGIFVTFVTTPYNASRFVMTLPRRNKKSSPSISLLEIPFPCLQVGLPLGCENLDALPSRGLLRNFYNALSLLQQPLEMSLDNHLLPPTCIVSDKYLYWTAQTAHKFKCPRVVFHGTGCFSLLSSHNLQIYSPHSSVHSDFQPFLVPGLPHKIEITKFQLPGSLVKSPDFEDFRDKITEAEQEAYGVVVNSFTELENGYSENYERAISKKLWCIGPVSLCNKNSSEKYSRGNRASIKQRNCLDWLDSMIPKSVLYICLGSLCRLIPSQLIQIGQSLESSTRPFIWVIKNRDENYSELERWLSEEDFEGKIKGRGLIIRGWAPQLLILLHRSIGGFLTHCGWNSTVEGISGGVPMITWPQFAEQFLNEKLVVEVLKIGVRIGVEGAVRWGEEEGVGVMVKKEEIEKAIEMVMDGGEEGEERRRRVGGLSKMAAKAMESGGSSYVNLSLFIKDVMAQSAHLKA encoded by the exons ATGGCTTTCACCCTCTGCAATCAGCTTGAGGTTCAGCCTCACTTTGTGTTAGTTCCTCTTATGGCTCAAGGCCACATGATTCCCATGATCGACATCGCCACTCTTCTCGCTCGTCACGGCATCTTCGTCACCTTCGTCACCACCCCATACAATGCTTCCAGGTTCGTAATGACACTACCAAGAAGAAACAAGA AATCTTCCCCGTCTATTTCGCTACTAGAAATCCCCTTCCCTTGCCTGCAAGTCGGCCTCCCACTCGGCTGCGAGAATCTCGATGCTCTGCCGTCTCGTGGCCTTCTTAGAAATTTCTACAATGCCCTGTCTTTGCTTCAGCAGCCACTGGAGATGTCCTTGGATAATCATCTTCTTCCCCCCACTTGCATAGTTTCAGATAAGTATTTGTATTGGACTGCTCAAACAGCCCACAAATTCAAATGCCCGCGGGTTGTCTTTCATGGAACTGGCTGCTTCTCACTCCTGAGCTCACACAATCTCCAAATTTACAGTCCCCATAGCTCTGTTCATTCTGATTTCCAGCCATTTTTGGTGCCTGGATTGCCTCATAAGATTGAAATTACAAAATTCCAGCTTCCTGGATCCTTAGTAAAGTCCCCTGATTTCGAAGATTTTAGAGATAAAATAACAGAGGCAGAACAGGAAGCATATGGGGTTGTGGTGAATAGCTTTACAGAGCTTGAAAATGGATACTCTGAAAATTACGAGCGTGCAATTAGCAAGAAACTATGGTGTATCGGGCCAGTTTCGCTTTGTAACAAAAATAGTTCTGAGAAATACAGCAGGGGAAACAGAGCATCAATTAAACAGAGAAATTGTTTAGATTGGCTTGATTCAATGATCCCGAAATCAGTCCTTTACATCTGTCTCGGAAGCTTATGTCGATTGATTCCTTCACAACTCATCCAAATTGGGCAGAGTTTAGAATCTTCAACTCGTCCATTCATCTGGGTGATCAAGAACAGAGATGAGAATTACTCTGAGTTGGAGAGATGGCTATCAGAAGAGGATTTTGAGGGGAAAATCAAAGGCAGGGGATTGATCATCAGGGGATGGGCTCCTCAGCTGTTGATTCTGTTGCATCGGTCGATCGGAGGGTTTCTAACGCACTGCGGATGGAACTCAACGGTCGAAGGAATCAGCGGTGGGGTGCCGATGATCACTTGGCCACAATTTGCAGAGCAGTTTTTGAATGAGAAGCTTGTGGTGGAGGTTTTGAAGATTGGAGTGAGGATTGGAGTGGAAGGGGCAGTGAGATGGGGAGAAGAGGAAGGAGTTGGAGTGATGGTGAAGAAGGAAGAGATTGAGAAAGCAATTGAAATGgtgatggatggtggagaagaaggagaagaaagaagaagaagagttggAGGTTTGAGTAAAATGGCTGCCAAAGCTATGGAAAGCGGAGGATCTTCATATGTTAATTTGTCACTCTTCATCAAAGATGTAATGGCTCAATCAGCTCATCTCAAGGCTTaa